Proteins co-encoded in one Trichocoleus desertorum ATA4-8-CV12 genomic window:
- a CDS encoding family 2 glycosyl transferase, with product MKWEVCVQYANGSKRVLRSYQNRETALKCIDTIYSVQGYPMHLAYIVRQTPMPALQYV from the coding sequence ATGAAATGGGAAGTATGTGTGCAGTATGCCAATGGCAGTAAGCGAGTTCTGCGTTCTTATCAGAATCGCGAGACTGCATTGAAGTGCATCGATACAATTTACTCCGTTCAGGGTTATCCCATGCACTTAGCTTATATAGTTCGTCAGACACCCATGCCAGCGCTTCAATACGTCTAA
- a CDS encoding DUF4129 domain-containing protein, protein MPTGSFEKTNISWQTQQLLRQAGEWIELQLSKLSVNPDRQDPQPLPSWLTDVIESFLRVAFWLLAGFCLLWIVWQLLQTFWPSLRTLKFPAWLRRSRVRPATNAQVSQLDAAGWFQRSQDYQRQGNYPEAFQALYFALLQYLSETNLVPLEASRTNGEYWQLVQHFPQASLYQLLITTHEQLRFNNMAISLETLNRCQKAYQEIESRVPAGSHPS, encoded by the coding sequence ATGCCAACAGGTTCCTTTGAGAAGACTAACATTAGCTGGCAGACCCAGCAGTTGTTGCGGCAAGCGGGAGAGTGGATTGAGTTACAACTGAGCAAACTCTCGGTCAACCCCGATCGCCAAGATCCACAGCCTTTACCCAGTTGGTTAACGGATGTGATCGAATCCTTTTTACGGGTCGCTTTTTGGTTACTCGCGGGATTTTGTTTGCTTTGGATCGTTTGGCAGTTGTTACAAACCTTTTGGCCCTCTTTGCGTACTCTAAAGTTCCCTGCTTGGTTGCGGCGATCTAGAGTCCGCCCTGCTACGAACGCTCAAGTCAGCCAACTTGATGCTGCTGGATGGTTTCAGCGATCGCAAGACTACCAACGCCAAGGCAATTACCCAGAAGCCTTTCAAGCTCTGTATTTTGCACTGCTGCAATATTTAAGCGAAACCAATTTAGTGCCTTTGGAAGCCAGCCGCACTAATGGCGAATATTGGCAGCTAGTGCAACATTTTCCCCAAGCTTCGCTCTACCAGCTATTAATTACGACGCACGAGCAATTGCGGTTTAACAATATGGCGATCTCGCTAGAAACGTTGAATCGGTGTCAGAAAGCCTATCAAGAAATTGAGAGCCGTGTTCCTGCTGGGAGCCATCCTTCATGA
- a CDS encoding stage II sporulation protein M, which yields MNIQRWIARREPNWKRLDALLKQVEKRGLKTLPAAEIKELASLYRSVSADLARARTNQVGAALVQDLQTLTSRSYTQIYQGSRRQEWQAALDFYRWGFPALVQETWTYIALATACFLVGALVAWWFAWQDPTFLSLIVPGELITKVRDKGELWMGSIVGIEPLASSQIMTNNLSVSFGAIAGGITAGLYTLFLLVFNGLSIGAIATLVGQNNLAYPFWAFVFPHGSLELPAIFLAGGAGLLIAKGLLFPGKYRRADALRLYGTKAAQLTYGIVPMLIIAGIIEGFFSPSPVIPSSLKYLTGMGIFTLFLMYCSRRKLTEQSG from the coding sequence ATGAATATTCAGCGCTGGATTGCACGGCGTGAACCGAACTGGAAACGCTTAGATGCCTTACTGAAGCAAGTCGAAAAACGAGGATTAAAGACACTTCCAGCCGCTGAAATTAAAGAATTAGCCAGTTTATATCGCTCCGTTTCAGCGGATTTAGCCCGTGCCCGTACTAATCAAGTTGGGGCTGCTTTGGTGCAAGACTTGCAGACCCTCACTTCTCGCAGCTATACGCAAATTTATCAAGGCTCCAGACGGCAGGAATGGCAAGCGGCTCTAGATTTTTACCGCTGGGGCTTTCCAGCTTTGGTGCAAGAAACGTGGACCTACATTGCTTTAGCAACCGCGTGTTTTCTCGTTGGGGCTTTAGTAGCTTGGTGGTTCGCTTGGCAAGACCCGACCTTTTTATCGCTGATAGTGCCGGGTGAACTGATTACCAAAGTGCGAGACAAAGGTGAATTGTGGATGGGGTCGATTGTGGGGATTGAACCCCTCGCTTCCAGTCAAATTATGACCAACAATTTGTCAGTATCTTTTGGGGCGATCGCGGGGGGCATAACCGCAGGACTTTACACCCTATTTCTATTAGTTTTCAACGGATTAAGTATTGGAGCGATCGCTACTTTGGTAGGCCAAAATAATTTAGCTTATCCATTTTGGGCCTTTGTCTTTCCCCACGGTTCGCTAGAGTTGCCTGCCATTTTTCTAGCAGGAGGAGCAGGCTTACTGATCGCCAAAGGGCTGTTGTTTCCAGGTAAATATCGCCGTGCTGATGCCTTGCGGCTGTATGGCACGAAGGCAGCGCAGCTAACCTATGGCATTGTACCCATGCTGATTATTGCGGGAATCATTGAAGGCTTTTTCTCGCCTAGCCCCGTCATTCCTTCGTCTTTGAAATACCTTACAGGGATGGGAATTTTTACACTTTTTTTGATGTATTGCAGTCGTAGAAAACTAACAGAGCAAAGTGGCTAA
- a CDS encoding DUF58 domain-containing protein — MIPSWRVYGLLFIGMAIATILTALWPGQSEPLLAVLGLLLFDAVVLGLAFWDARQVRSHQIKIERQPLHRLSIGRDNPVVLAVQTGAQPARIQVRDAYPTVFSVSASSLQATLPANSSQELTYTIHPTQRGQFQWGNIQVRQLGAWGLAWRDWQVPQTQTVDVYPDLLGLRSLSIRLTLQSTGSVRQARRLGMGTEFAELREYGLGDDPRLIDWKATARRSRPLVRVLEPEQEQTLIVLLDRGRLMSARVHGLTRFDWGLNATLSLALAGLNRGDRVGVGVFDRQLHTWIPPERGQHHLTKLIERLTPMQPELLEPDYLGAVTRMVNQQTRRALVVVITDVIDTTASAELLAALARLKPRYLPFCVTLRDPQVDQQAHALTQDVPATYSRAVALDLLAQRQVAFAELRQKGVLVLDAPAHQITEQLVDRYLQLKARNQL, encoded by the coding sequence ATGATTCCTTCCTGGCGAGTTTACGGTTTACTCTTCATCGGCATGGCGATCGCCACCATTTTGACGGCACTTTGGCCTGGTCAGTCTGAACCACTCTTGGCGGTGCTGGGGTTGCTGCTGTTTGATGCTGTGGTTTTGGGTTTAGCTTTTTGGGATGCTCGGCAGGTGCGATCGCATCAAATCAAAATTGAGCGCCAACCGCTGCATCGTCTCTCGATCGGTCGAGATAATCCAGTGGTGTTGGCAGTGCAGACAGGCGCACAACCTGCCAGGATTCAAGTCCGAGATGCTTACCCCACTGTGTTTAGCGTTTCAGCTTCGAGCCTGCAAGCCACCTTACCTGCTAACAGTAGCCAGGAGCTAACTTACACGATTCACCCCACCCAGCGCGGGCAGTTTCAATGGGGCAATATCCAGGTGCGGCAACTGGGGGCTTGGGGGTTAGCTTGGCGAGATTGGCAAGTGCCCCAAACTCAAACAGTGGATGTTTATCCAGATTTGTTGGGGTTGCGATCGCTCTCGATTCGCCTGACTTTGCAGTCTACTGGCAGCGTCCGCCAAGCTCGTCGGTTGGGAATGGGCACCGAATTTGCCGAATTACGAGAATATGGCTTAGGAGATGATCCGCGTTTGATCGACTGGAAAGCCACCGCTCGCCGGAGCCGTCCTTTAGTGCGAGTGTTGGAGCCAGAGCAAGAACAAACCTTAATTGTCTTGCTGGATCGAGGCCGTTTGATGAGCGCGCGGGTTCACGGTCTAACTCGGTTTGACTGGGGCTTGAATGCCACGTTGTCTCTAGCTTTGGCAGGTCTGAATCGGGGCGATCGCGTGGGGGTGGGAGTGTTCGATCGCCAGCTTCACACCTGGATTCCGCCAGAGCGGGGTCAGCACCATCTCACCAAGCTAATTGAGCGTTTAACGCCGATGCAACCGGAGTTACTGGAACCAGACTATTTGGGGGCTGTGACTCGCATGGTCAACCAACAAACTCGTCGTGCCCTAGTCGTAGTGATTACAGACGTAATTGATACCACTGCTTCGGCTGAGTTATTAGCCGCTCTCGCCCGCCTTAAACCGCGTTATTTGCCTTTTTGCGTCACTCTGCGCGACCCCCAAGTCGATCAACAAGCCCACGCCCTAACCCAGGATGTGCCCGCTACTTATAGTCGGGCTGTGGCTTTAGATTTACTGGCGCAACGTCAAGTCGCCTTCGCGGAGCTACGTCAAAAAGGAGTACTTGTTTTAGATGCGCCTGCCCATCAAATTACCGAGCAATTGGTCGATCGCTACCTACAACTAAAAGCCCGGAATCAGCTTTAG
- the frr gene encoding ribosome recycling factor, with protein sequence MKLADAENSMQKAVESTQRSFNTIRTGRANTSLLDRVMVEYYGAPTPLKSLATINTPDGSTITVQPFDRGSLSLIEKAISLSDIGLTPSNDGSTIRLNIPPLTSDRRKELVKLAAKFAEEGKVSVRNVRRDAVDSVRKQEKAGEVSEDEARDLQDKIQKLTDKYIARIEEVLAEKEKDITTV encoded by the coding sequence GTGAAATTAGCTGACGCTGAAAATTCGATGCAAAAAGCCGTTGAATCGACTCAACGGTCTTTTAATACAATTCGGACGGGACGAGCCAACACATCCCTACTCGACCGAGTCATGGTGGAATATTATGGAGCCCCAACGCCGCTCAAGTCCCTAGCAACCATTAATACTCCAGATGGCAGCACGATTACGGTGCAACCCTTCGATCGCGGTAGCTTGAGTTTGATCGAAAAAGCCATTTCCCTGTCCGACATTGGCTTAACCCCTAGCAACGATGGCTCAACCATTCGCCTAAATATTCCACCGCTCACCAGCGATCGCCGTAAAGAACTCGTGAAGCTAGCGGCAAAGTTCGCGGAAGAAGGCAAAGTCTCAGTTCGTAATGTGCGCCGCGATGCGGTTGATAGCGTCCGCAAACAAGAAAAAGCTGGCGAAGTGTCCGAAGATGAAGCGCGGGACTTACAGGACAAAATTCAAAAGCTGACGGACAAGTACATTGCCAGAATTGAAGAAGTCTTGGCAGAAAAGGAGAAAGATATCACCACAGTCTAA
- the pyrH gene encoding UMP kinase: protein MGIVYQRVLFKLSGEALMGDLAYGIDPAVVQAIAQEVADVAATGVQVAVVVGGGNIFRGVKGAAAGMDRATADYIGMIATVMNAMTLQDSLEQIGVPTRVQTAIAMQEVAEPYIRRRAIRHLEKGRVVIFGAGSGNPFFTTDTTAALRAAEISADVLFKATKVDGVYDSDPHLNPNARRYKSLTYAHVLQQDLRVMDSTAIALCKDNNIPIIVFDLSVRGNLLRAVTGEPIGTIVGGSCEIS from the coding sequence ATGGGGATTGTTTATCAGCGGGTTTTGTTCAAACTAAGCGGTGAAGCCCTGATGGGCGATCTAGCTTATGGCATTGACCCAGCAGTGGTTCAAGCTATTGCCCAAGAAGTGGCAGATGTTGCGGCAACTGGAGTCCAAGTTGCGGTTGTCGTTGGCGGCGGCAATATCTTTCGCGGTGTCAAGGGAGCGGCAGCTGGGATGGATCGGGCAACTGCCGATTATATCGGGATGATTGCCACCGTCATGAATGCCATGACCTTGCAAGACTCTCTCGAACAGATTGGTGTGCCTACAAGGGTGCAAACCGCGATCGCAATGCAAGAAGTGGCAGAGCCTTACATTCGGCGGCGAGCCATTCGTCATCTCGAAAAAGGGCGCGTGGTAATCTTTGGGGCGGGTTCTGGCAATCCCTTCTTTACAACCGACACGACAGCAGCTTTACGAGCGGCAGAAATCAGTGCGGATGTGTTGTTTAAGGCGACTAAAGTGGATGGGGTTTACGACTCCGATCCGCACCTCAATCCAAACGCCCGCAGATACAAAAGCCTGACCTACGCCCATGTTTTGCAGCAAGATTTGCGCGTAATGGATAGTACTGCGATCGCACTGTGCAAAGATAACAACATTCCTATTATTGTGTTTGACCTCTCGGTACGTGGCAACCTTCTACGCGCCGTGACGGGAGAACCCATTGGAACGATTGTGGGAGGTTCTTGTGAAATTAGCTGA
- a CDS encoding geranylgeranyl reductase family protein, translating to MFDCIIVGAGPAGGTAAYHLAKQGRSVLLLEKESLPRYKPCGGGVSPQVAQWFDFDFTPAISLKVNSVRFTWNMEDPVEVELKTPEPMWMVRRDVFDHFLVQQAQKQGVELRDNTEVTGIQFKSDHWQVDTANGPVTGRYLIAADGAKGPMAKWLKFKERKRRLAGALEAEVPAQVESGNPIHFEFGMVKNGYIWNFPKADGYSLGIGTFRGGEPQDMKALLAEYATLFGVDVKSSQQYGHPLCLWDGNQKLHTQNAVLAGEAACVVDPFTAEGIRPSIFSGMKAAEAVSQALAGDRNALERYTQIINEEWGEDMAWAQRIAGLFYRVPGIGYKVGIKRPSATERMGKILCGELRYADVANRAIKRLTSNLIPGMGG from the coding sequence ATGTTTGACTGCATTATCGTCGGCGCAGGGCCAGCGGGAGGAACTGCCGCTTACCACTTAGCCAAGCAAGGCCGTTCTGTCCTGCTGCTAGAAAAAGAATCTCTACCCCGTTACAAACCTTGCGGAGGTGGAGTCTCGCCTCAAGTCGCCCAATGGTTTGACTTCGACTTCACGCCAGCGATTTCACTCAAGGTCAACTCCGTACGCTTCACCTGGAACATGGAAGATCCAGTGGAAGTAGAGCTAAAAACTCCAGAGCCCATGTGGATGGTGCGGCGAGATGTGTTTGATCACTTCTTAGTACAGCAAGCCCAAAAGCAGGGAGTAGAGCTACGAGACAACACGGAAGTCACAGGAATTCAGTTTAAGAGCGACCACTGGCAAGTAGATACAGCGAATGGCCCCGTTACAGGCCGCTACCTCATCGCTGCGGATGGTGCCAAAGGCCCAATGGCGAAGTGGCTAAAATTCAAAGAACGGAAGCGGCGCTTGGCAGGAGCTTTGGAAGCAGAGGTGCCCGCTCAAGTAGAAAGCGGCAACCCCATTCACTTTGAGTTCGGCATGGTCAAGAATGGCTACATCTGGAACTTCCCTAAAGCAGATGGCTATTCCCTGGGTATCGGTACATTCCGAGGGGGTGAGCCTCAGGATATGAAGGCTTTGCTGGCTGAGTATGCCACCCTGTTCGGCGTGGATGTAAAGTCTAGCCAACAATATGGCCACCCACTGTGCCTGTGGGACGGCAATCAGAAACTACACACCCAAAATGCGGTACTAGCAGGAGAGGCAGCTTGTGTCGTTGATCCCTTTACCGCAGAAGGTATTCGGCCTTCCATTTTCAGTGGCATGAAGGCGGCTGAAGCTGTTAGTCAAGCTTTAGCAGGCGATCGCAATGCTCTAGAGCGCTATACGCAGATCATCAACGAAGAATGGGGCGAAGATATGGCCTGGGCACAACGCATCGCGGGTCTGTTCTATCGGGTGCCTGGAATTGGTTATAAGGTTGGCATCAAGCGCCCTTCCGCCACAGAGCGCATGGGCAAAATTCTCTGTGGAGAGTTGCGCTACGCCGATGTCGCCAACCGAGCGATTAAGCGGCTCACGAGCAATTTAATTCCTGGCATGGGCGGTTGA
- a CDS encoding DUF4350 domain-containing protein produces MWFGLLIVGAIALLTLLTAPTQNASRSGSTYSRGPDGYGAWYSFMSERGTPIQRWQQPFEQLAQNPFSPGKTTLLQINSGLKEPVLADRQKTWVETGNTLVILGARTPVTDATFRTLQTSPAGDVQVDTRRRHYLTKQETTSLKLGDRFGAVVWQQSLGQGQVIWATTPYLAANAYQDHRVNYEFLARLVTESKQPIWVDEYLHGYRNPSNATATTPEKRSRSLLAYLVNTALLPGFIQVAVLLLLGIWAHNRRFGQPISVTAPAVDNSKAYIEALAGVLHKAESSEFVIDTIRKEEQLQVQRALGLGNQLLDSETLLIAWTQQTGRPAAELADMLQLRSRGQKVSDRDLLIWLEKIQTVRHHLPRY; encoded by the coding sequence ATGTGGTTTGGGCTTTTGATCGTGGGAGCGATCGCTTTACTTACATTGCTGACCGCTCCGACCCAGAATGCCTCCCGCAGTGGTTCCACTTATAGTCGTGGTCCCGACGGATACGGCGCTTGGTATAGCTTTATGAGCGAGCGAGGCACTCCCATCCAACGGTGGCAACAGCCGTTTGAACAACTGGCGCAAAATCCATTTAGTCCAGGAAAAACCACCTTATTACAAATCAACAGCGGGCTGAAGGAACCAGTCTTAGCGGATCGCCAGAAAACCTGGGTGGAGACAGGCAATACGCTGGTAATTTTAGGCGCACGAACCCCTGTCACCGATGCAACTTTCCGCACGTTGCAAACCAGCCCCGCTGGGGATGTACAGGTAGACACGCGAAGACGACACTACTTGACCAAGCAGGAAACAACCAGCTTGAAGCTAGGCGATCGCTTTGGCGCGGTGGTTTGGCAGCAATCTCTGGGGCAAGGCCAGGTGATTTGGGCGACTACCCCTTATCTTGCGGCCAATGCCTATCAAGACCATCGCGTTAATTATGAGTTTTTAGCCCGATTGGTAACTGAGTCTAAGCAGCCAATTTGGGTAGACGAATATCTGCATGGCTACCGCAATCCCAGCAACGCTACCGCTACAACTCCAGAAAAGCGATCGCGCAGCTTGCTAGCTTATTTAGTCAACACTGCTCTGCTGCCTGGATTCATTCAAGTTGCAGTATTACTGCTCTTAGGCATTTGGGCGCACAACCGTCGTTTTGGTCAGCCGATTTCAGTCACCGCTCCCGCTGTGGATAACAGTAAGGCTTACATTGAAGCTCTAGCAGGAGTTTTGCACAAAGCGGAATCTAGCGAATTTGTGATTGACACGATTCGCAAAGAAGAACAATTACAAGTGCAACGGGCTTTAGGGTTGGGCAATCAATTATTAGACTCTGAAACTTTGCTGATTGCTTGGACTCAACAAACCGGACGACCTGCCGCAGAATTAGCAGACATGCTACAACTGCGATCGCGCGGTCAAAAGGTCAGCGATCGTGACTTGCTAATTTGGCTAGAAAAAATCCAGACCGTTCGCCACCATCTACCTCGCTATTAA
- a CDS encoding NADAR family protein, with protein MTIYFYKISDPYGCFSNFSPHPIDIADHTWATVEHYYQSQKFIGTEHESLITTIRAVNTPEEAAALGRDRCRVLREDWEQVKTEIMYQAVLTKFLTHSEIQAILLSTQDALIVEDSPTDYYWGCGSQRTGQNQLGKILMQVRQAIQLQLARK; from the coding sequence ATGACCATTTATTTCTACAAAATTAGCGATCCCTACGGCTGTTTTTCCAACTTTTCTCCCCACCCAATCGATATTGCAGATCACACCTGGGCCACGGTTGAGCATTATTACCAGTCACAAAAGTTTATTGGCACCGAACATGAGTCTCTAATCACCACAATTCGAGCGGTAAATACTCCTGAAGAAGCGGCAGCTTTGGGGCGCGATCGCTGTCGAGTACTACGAGAAGATTGGGAACAAGTCAAGACAGAAATTATGTATCAAGCGGTTTTGACCAAGTTTTTGACTCATTCAGAGATTCAAGCCATTTTGCTCTCTACTCAAGACGCATTAATTGTGGAAGACTCCCCTACCGATTACTACTGGGGCTGTGGCTCTCAGAGGACTGGGCAAAACCAACTAGGTAAGATTTTAATGCAAGTTCGTCAAGCCATTCAACTGCAACTAGCTCGGAAATAG
- a CDS encoding RDD family protein — translation MRFFNRITLQTPESVELEFTLAGIGNRALALLIDYMVLLIPFILALFFWLFVADQVLEFFVGVFGRADDVDLWLRAITVLINFVIYEGYFVGFEALWRGQTPGKRYTKIRVLRDDGRPIGIAQATLRALLRPLDDTLFLGMFLIAFGRKEKRLGDWLAGTVVVQDEHPTATAFSTSQAAQDLAVQLLQLADLSHLLPDDFAVIREYLQRRSEMSAKARSEVNLQLARQVKEVILLEKVPSNTTPDLFLEAVYLAYQQQVSK, via the coding sequence ATGCGCTTTTTCAATCGCATTACTCTCCAGACACCCGAAAGTGTAGAACTGGAGTTTACGTTGGCAGGGATTGGCAACAGAGCCTTAGCGCTCCTGATTGACTACATGGTGTTGTTAATCCCCTTCATCTTGGCTCTGTTCTTTTGGCTCTTTGTTGCTGACCAAGTTCTAGAGTTTTTCGTTGGCGTTTTTGGTAGGGCCGATGATGTCGATCTGTGGTTGCGAGCCATCACAGTCTTGATCAATTTCGTTATCTATGAAGGATATTTTGTTGGTTTTGAAGCCCTTTGGCGGGGACAAACCCCTGGTAAACGCTACACCAAAATTCGGGTGCTGCGGGATGACGGCAGACCTATAGGTATTGCTCAGGCTACCTTACGCGCCTTGCTCCGCCCTCTTGATGACACCTTGTTTCTGGGCATGTTTCTAATTGCCTTTGGTCGAAAAGAAAAGCGTCTTGGTGATTGGCTAGCGGGCACCGTTGTAGTCCAAGACGAGCACCCCACTGCCACCGCGTTCTCAACGTCTCAGGCAGCCCAAGATTTGGCGGTTCAGTTGCTCCAACTTGCGGATTTATCTCACCTACTGCCCGATGACTTTGCTGTGATTAGAGAATACTTGCAACGTCGCAGTGAAATGTCTGCCAAGGCCAGGTCAGAAGTCAATTTACAGTTGGCTCGTCAGGTGAAGGAGGTGATTTTATTAGAGAAGGTACCGTCGAATACGACACCAGATTTGTTTTTAGAGGCGGTTTATCTTGCCTATCAACAGCAAGTTTCTAAATAA
- a CDS encoding MoxR family ATPase: MTETHAVITRLGQALSQVIVGQPALVRQLLIALLANGHVILEGVPGTGKTLLVKVLAQLVQADFRRIQLTPDILPSDILGTNIFDLNTRSFILKKGPVFTEILLADEINRTPPKTQAALLEAMEEQQVTLDGESMPLPPLFWVIATQNSLEFEGTYPLPEAQLDRFLFKLLVDYPDAKAEKQMLLNSQAGFQSRRLDLARLKAIATVEQILQARQAAKAVKVEEPVLDYLLAVVQRTRQHPDLALGASPRATVAWLQVSKAQAWLSGRDFVTPDDIKAIAPPLLRHRLILRPEAQLDGLKIDAVIGSVLNQVPVPR, encoded by the coding sequence ATGACCGAAACGCATGCGGTAATCACGCGCCTGGGCCAGGCTCTCAGCCAAGTTATTGTGGGTCAGCCTGCCCTAGTGCGGCAACTGCTGATCGCTTTACTCGCTAACGGCCATGTGATCCTAGAAGGCGTACCCGGTACAGGCAAAACGCTCCTAGTCAAAGTATTGGCCCAACTGGTACAAGCTGATTTTCGCCGCATTCAGCTCACCCCCGACATTTTGCCGTCTGACATTTTGGGCACGAATATTTTTGACCTGAACACACGCAGCTTCATCTTAAAAAAAGGCCCGGTTTTCACCGAAATCTTGTTGGCAGATGAAATCAACCGCACGCCACCCAAAACCCAAGCCGCTCTGCTGGAAGCGATGGAAGAACAGCAGGTGACGCTGGATGGCGAAAGCATGCCGCTACCGCCGTTGTTCTGGGTGATTGCTACCCAAAACTCTCTGGAATTTGAAGGCACCTATCCCCTCCCCGAAGCGCAACTAGACCGCTTTTTATTCAAGCTTTTGGTTGACTACCCCGACGCTAAAGCGGAAAAGCAAATGCTGCTGAATAGCCAAGCAGGGTTCCAATCGCGTCGTCTGGATCTAGCTCGGCTCAAAGCGATCGCGACGGTGGAGCAAATTTTGCAAGCTCGCCAAGCTGCTAAAGCGGTCAAAGTCGAGGAGCCTGTATTGGATTACTTGCTAGCTGTGGTACAACGCACCCGACAACATCCAGATTTAGCTTTAGGTGCTTCGCCTCGGGCTACCGTTGCCTGGTTGCAAGTGAGTAAAGCTCAAGCTTGGCTATCTGGGCGAGATTTCGTCACCCCCGATGACATCAAAGCGATCGCCCCTCCCCTACTCCGCCATCGCCTCATCCTCCGCCCCGAAGCGCAACTCGATGGCCTCAAAATCGACGCTGTGATTGGTTCAGTCCTCAATCAAGTTCCAGTACCCCGATGA